gcgaaaatattagccgtaaccaaagcagtagaaaccctggaagagaatagcttaagctgcaaccgtgttaacttttatattgacagtcaagcagcaattaaggcaataatctcgcatagcacagcatctaaatgcgtgttagagtgtaagcagtctctggagagaatcgggacagggagaagcatacatctatattgggtcccagggcatatgggaatagatgggaatgaaaaagcggacgaattagctaaaaagggcgcatcccttgaagcttgctccgtagacgtcccaattagattgggcgagattaagcgaatgcgagaggtgcacatgatcgaccaagcagaaaaggcgtgggttcaagcgcggggctgtaaagtgtcgaagattatgtgtaggtcttacaaccttagactaacacagttgcttctatcattaaaaagagaggactgtagactcatgacgggtattctgactggacactgccttctggcgtcacatgcctttaaattaggcttggtcagtgatagcaggtgtaggaagtgcgggttggaggaggaaacgatcgagcacgttctgtgctcgtgccctgcacttgccaggctaagactccagctattaggagtgatacagctgtcagatctagaagcagcaagtggcttaagtcctaggaagcttctagtatttgccaagaggacggagttattttataacataggtcctggtttttgatagagtttttcagtttggtcgttaaaacaaacttctggtaacactacggactcaatcagtctatgtgaggtcctcatggaccggccagttcaacctacctacctaccatccagaaatgggtttTCGCGATGCGCCCGGCATCCCGTCgtgattatttcgggaccttttcgggatcaatttgggacctttccggcaaaatttctgaatgattttcggaatACGTCCGAGATcgttcggagttatttcgggagcttttcgggactattccgggatcatttgaagatccttccgggatcatttctagatgactTTCAGGATCCcgccaggttcatttcgggactttttcgggagcatTTGGGAATCTTTTtctcgatcatttctggatagttttcgggatccatctgggatcccgtcagggttatttcgggacaattttggtATCCTTCCAGGTCattctgagactatttcgggacccttccggcatcatttctgtatagtttggGTTGGTGGTTAGGATAGTGAGGGTTATTTCGGGGcattttcgggagtattccgggatcatttgggaatccttccgggataatttctggatcatttgggacccctcagggatcatttctagacggttttcgggatttgttatGGATCCCgttgggatcatttcaggactattttggtatcattttgagGCCCTTccgggtatgttttatctttaatatctaacacagctttttcgttctatttttgatttttttaatgaatcctgtaaaatcaactttttttctgggtattggaccaaacctacttttttgaggagattgaggcttaagtataaaaagtactatctccgttttcccAAGTTAGCCTACAACagatagatatcggctttcgaagttcgaaattctacattttgaaatttcatttcttttgtttacgcgttcagcaaattaaaaaaggaaaatgtggtcgtggtccgctcttctcccttatttgaagggctgaattctttttttgagaaatttagtattacagttgttataaaaaaaaataaatgtaaggcgcgataacctcagaagagattttagaccgagcttctcttccaatttgcgtcgtgctcctcttgattttccctacaaattggcctgacgggacttacatgtttttgccgactccgaacggcatctgcaagacagatgagttttcactgacagcttttcatggcagaaatacactcggagcgcttgccaaacactcccgaggggcgaccccgctaagaaaaattttcttctaattgaaaaaccttatttctaaaattttaatgttgctttgccagggctgtgaacccagggcatacggtgtggtaggcggagcacgctaccttcacaccacggtggccgccacatctATACGAGGTGAAAATTCAGAACttcaaaaatatgaaaaacctcatATTTCCGAATTTTCGTTATACATATCAGACTGCTGtcatataaaatttttcaaacgaagaattcagccattcaaataaaagaaaaaggcggaccacgacAACATTTTTActcttttaatttgctgaacgcgttaacaaaaaaaaatttcgaaatgtaaaatttcgaacttcgaaagccgatatctattttttggaggccaacttcgaaaaacggagatagtactttgtctacttatgCTTCAGTCTCTACAAAAAAAactggtttggtccaatacccagacgGCTGTTGCACAAtgtaattacactttttgtaatattttaaccaactaaatacccgcaaaagcaacactattctaatcttaatatataaaaaattctctttggttttagctaattgtagtttcactcctttgttctatgaatagtaagtAATATCTTCAcacctgtcatatcaattaatttaacttaaaaacaaaatgtatttttttaaatcaaaaaaactgtattgtactattcacgtaagcgtgcctttcaaattatcagctaatttagttgtttttgtttactctattacaaaaataaaatacattgaccaaaataatttttaaacagatattttgataagcaggctaacgtgaacagcccatatattttattttctccttgcggacggagccgcgggtaaaggctagtatcttaATAATATTACAAaggggaaagtttggatgttggGATGTCCAGCCGTTTGcatttgtgactcaatcacgcaagaacggctggacggatttggatgaaattagaaggatctactagctatatcttATTGAAAAGGGGGCAGgttcccgccccctaggaacagttataatttaattattatattttttcgtctttgtgctgaatcacgccagaacggctacacggattttgatgaaatttgggacacagatagacaagAGTCTACTGgctaaacattttttgaaaattgaacagttactttttaataatttttacacattatatctctaagtatactgaccttcaccaatattacaaactcaaagGGTCAAATAATTCGAGGCCTTGCAAAGTGAGCAATGACACCCTCCGCTCCAGCCTACCTCTCCCCCGCAACCTCTGGTACAAAATCTACAAATTGTTAATactcgaaataaattttctcctaagtcaataatttttggtatctggctcatacagatcgagatctaaccaattttggaaaaacgatcagtggtgctctccttctcctccccccatcaaccctccttcaattgtttttattaaaacgcatttattagctttacctgtatgttagtttgtaactcttcattcgctccaacgcgcctgctgccttattaacatgcatGGGGTCAActcgggacccttccggaatcatttctggatgattttcgggatttgtccgggatcccctcagaacgtcaggttcattacgggactttttccgtactatttcggggtcatttggggaccgttctggcatcatttctgaacggttttcgagattcgtccaggatcccgtcagggttattttgagacttttacgggactattccgggatcagtTCTGAATGGTTCCCGGGATCCCgtaaggatcatttcgggaccatttggagactcttccggcatcattttctggcatcatttctgaacggttttcgtgatccgtccggaatcccgtcagggtcatttcgagactttttcgggatcatatgtgaacccttccggcatcatttctgatgattttcgggatctgtgcgggatcctgtcagggtaatttcgggaccttttctggactatttcgggatcatttgcggacccttcagagatcaattctggtttttgggatccgtcagGGATACCGTATCGGTGATTTCGTGCCTTTTTCGGGATAATTATGGGACctctccgggatcatttctggatggctttcgggatcccgtcagggtcctttcgggactttttcaggatcatttaggAGCCTTTCCAGAATCATTTCCGTATGGGATCctgtctgggtaatttcgggacattttctggactatttcgggatcatttgcggacccctCAGAGATCAATCCTTGATAGTTTTTGGTATCCCACCGGGATACCGTATCAGTGATTTAgggcctttttcgggataattttgggacctctgcgggatcatttctggatgattttcgagatcccgtcagggtcctctcgggactttttcaggatcatttgggggcctttCTAGAATAATTTCGGTACGGGATCCTGTCTGGGTAATTTCGGCacattttctggactatttcgggatgatttgcggacgcttcagagatcaattcttgatggtttttgGGAATCCGTCCAGGATACCGTATCGGTGATTTCGGGCCTTTTgggtataattttgggacccctccgggatcatttctgggtaatttcgggagaTTTTCTGGACTatctcgggataatttgcggacccttcaggcatcatttatggatggttttcgggatcgcgtcagggtaatttcgggactttctcaggatcatttggggcctttccagaatcatttctgaatggtttccgggttccgtccgggattctgtctgggtaatttcgggacatttgctggactatttcgggatcatttgcggacccttcagagatcaattcttgatggtttttgggatccgtccgggataccgtatcGGTGagttcgggattttttcgggatcattttgggacctcttcggtatcatttcttgatagttttcggCATCCGTACGGGATACCGTCGGAGTAATTTTGGgacccgtcagtgtcatttcgggactttttcgggagtatttcggaaccatttggggacccctctggcatcatttctggttggttttcgggatccgtccgggatctcgtcggggttatttcgggatcatttggggacccctcaggcatcatttctggatggttttcgggattcgttcgggatcccatcaggagtATTTTGAGACCTTTTCGGGATTATTCCGGGATCAATTATGAATGGTCCCCGGTATCCCGTCAGGATCActacgggactatttcgggaccatttggagaCTATAGTGATAACGTCTATATGGTGTGTTATcaaaattaagttaaaaaaaaatgaattgccTTCTTTGTTAAACaattgtttcttttatacaaaatttctatatgctaactacttacactaatacttatgaACTAAATGtattgcatatatacatatatgttcagttccctgggaactgcaatcCAAGCAAATCGGAATAAGTTATGGGAAATGCAGCGTAAGCATAAATAAATCGAGGGAATAATTTGTGTGCATGCAAAGGCTTTTGGTGAGCATTTATTCGgctttaaaatgaaatataatgaagCTTATTACTGTGGTTACTAGGTGGCGTACGGCATAACTGTCGTAGTGTGAGTTGAATATATGTGCGTACAAATGAGTgaatatatcgcacactaactaaaAAAGggtcacaacttgaaaaaatgtaaatgttcaggagagaagaaaaacggtttatatgaaaacgtctgtaatgttatactgaaatccagttttacaaagaaggataccttcattataaaatgaattgacgaaattttgttgtaattatttgtttacggacaaaatatattgcaattttgaattatgactatttctaagaaagcttactactcgtacattcacagttatttcatcaaaaaaggcatatttcacaataatacaagcaactttACTCACTATTTAGAGTAAAGTAGGCAAATATGGACCACCAATCTTTTCTTGGTAAACAATTCACCAAATACATGagataataaaatgaaaataattttattgactttaaaaagcaattaatttttattttttattgcaaaagcTCCAAActcaaagaatataaaaaaaattttaaaatttaaaaatacccaGAAAGACAAAAGGGGGTAATTtggaccagtagtggaattcactaacttataacgatgcgatttgtcgagattttaattaacgattttgtcgcttgccttattgattgtactattcactaacttagttttaacgactcgcaataaataacatttaaaatagtagaaaggtggcagcacagcttaacgaaacctaaaaaatgcgaaaagcacaaaaggaatgccaaaaataaacaaattccctatactaactgcttttaaaagttattattgtgcaagttttaaGATACAGTTTGCGTTatcaacaaaaggtaagtaaatgcggaattaatttcatatttttcgACATAACAAATTTCTCATATTAAAATAGAATGGCGTCATCAATTAATACCAATCAAAGGAGAAGCCGTACCACAGCCCAGCAGTTAAGTCGAATGGTGGACTTTTTTATGGAAACTCCGGGATTAGCGGGTTATTGATATTGTTTGATAGTGATATTGTTAAGTTTGACGATACCGAATCGAAGTTTTTACTACCAAAGtagctattttttaaaataatttccaaaagaaatcgatctatgtaaacgaatgaatgaattttttacattcaaataaatgtattatgtataaaattgaGCTGTGTTAAAACCtcataagtatttattttaattttaaaggacACGAAGTTCGTTTCTATTGAAATGATATTGTTAAGTTTGACTGTTCGGTATGATGGAAGTTTTCGCTACCAAAGTAGaccaaatataaaacaaaatgccaaaatgtttgctttacattcctgtagatttttttatttataagttagTTAAGTCTTTACTTAAGTATAGTAATTAGCAATAAGTCGGTCTTGAACACGTTTCGCTATTGAAGAGGGTGCGCCTTGATTAACATTGCTATCACTTGGGCTTTGATCTAAGTATTCAGTGTCAGGCTCGTGTATGGGTTCACTTAATCGGATGTTATGCAACACTGCGCATGCGTTAACTATTCTACCAGTAAATCCATGATGAAACAAAGGAGTCCTTTGCTGTGATAGGCATCGCCATGTTcctttgagaacaccaaaaagtctCTCGACTGGGTTTCGAGCTTTACACAATACCTTATTGTACCGAAATTTTGGGCTCCCCTCTGGTTGGTTAGGTAAAGGAGTCATCAGCCAGGGTTCTAAAGGGTATCCAGAGTCACCTGCAAGTAGTTTTGTGTGCGATTTTATTTTCTGGGAAATTTCAGTGCATTAAACACACTTACCTATCAAAAACATGTTGCGgctaccattttcaaaatttctctgcaTCACTCCCCGTACTGCAGAGGAGCTCCAGATAAATGCAACGTGTCTTGCTCCTGGGAATTTAGCATTGACATTCAATATCTTTAGGTTGGGGTCACAaatctgtatataaaaatatattatagtcaaaaaagtacaatacatttctttgaattattgcttttaccatttgtacatttattgaaTGGTATCCATGGTGATTTACATATGCCTCTTCATGATTTCTGGGGCTCATGATCGACACATGAGTGCAATCAATAGCCCCAATAGTACCTCCCACAAATGGTGCAGGTGACgcagaaaaaatttctttcgcaGCTTGCCGCTCTATTTGAGTCATTGGAAACTTTACTTTATCGAAAAACAAAGAATGGCTGATAGCATTTGTTACGCGATGTATACAGCGGCTTATAGACGACTGGCTCATTGATATGCCCCATTGTTCTCCAACGGGCCGTTGATAACAACCAGTTGCGAAGAAGCGTAAAGCAGTTAGAAcctgaaatttttataatagtgttcaattgaaaattatatgaaattccatgatttacctgtttctctgttgatatcgcagttattcttgtaccccttaattgaccatcaagttgagaaataatatcatgagccaagtctggggttagtcggtacagctttcgaaactccgttgcattcaggtggaatgggttatttacttctctaagaaggcgtctgtccactggcgatggcctCAGTaactcttcatcttgtgataaaacgtatgccaagtactcaaatgccatttgatttataaataaagaagcttttcgtgtttgaaggtatttaattaaagctccgattttcttttttaactaaaattgtcagaaatgtaaatttcgtgatttttaacgcagccaattcatttgccgtttatttaacaacacagctgatcgtcgattaacgaatatcgatacaaaatagttactgaataacgaaatcgttatagttatcgattcgcaaataaagcgatggcaaatatcgttaaaaaagttagtgaattcctcTACAGATTGTTCATATTAGCCGCATGTTTACTGTGTACACATGTCGCATATAAATAGATCTTGTTCACAACATTCTTCATGGCTCCAATTGTTGCAAGAGACGCATTGAACCCATATCTCACCAGATCGATCTTCCGAATAAAAAATA
The DNA window shown above is from Eurosta solidaginis isolate ZX-2024a chromosome 2, ASM4086904v1, whole genome shotgun sequence and carries:
- the LOC137239400 gene encoding putative nuclease HARBI1 codes for the protein MAFEYLAYVLSQDEELLRPSPVDRRLLREVNNPFHLNATEFRKLYRLTPDLAHDIISQLDGQLRGTRITAISTEKQVLTALRFFATGCYQRPVGEQWGISMSQSSISRCIHRVTNAISHSLFFDKVKFPMTQIERQAAKEIFSASPAPFVGGTIGAIDCTHVSIMSPRNHEEAYVNHHGYHSINVQMICDPNLKILNVNAKFPGARHVAFIWSSSAVRGVMQRNFENGSRNMFLIGDSGYPLEPWLMTPLPNQPEGSPKFRYNKVLCKARNPVERLFGVLKGTWRCLSQQRTPLFHHGFTGRIVNACAVLHNIRLSEPIHEPDTEYLDQSPSDSNVNQGAPSSIAKRVQDRLIANYYT